From Homalodisca vitripennis isolate AUS2020 chromosome 1, UT_GWSS_2.1, whole genome shotgun sequence, the proteins below share one genomic window:
- the LOC124352893 gene encoding protein HEXIM1: MAAINDCMESFDLTDGCNTKNNLDSSDVPVLPSGEHMNNSSILKSSGNENVDTEPCERRKKTRRGKPKRKNPYNKEGNETRKAGNRSKNRPRFAHRHADAPYNTNEFLMEDHNTFVKVNSPPAVSTSVGNSRPPRVRDPSFTSVDSDEDHFYSSPEDEEEFLTKEFSNTYQDLHVETLQGMTKSELIQQVLQLEEKVDGLEKRLGNRPKSEKDQYDKLKNSVDTSSEDCDKTSDKIKQFQIEIGRLRLENEKLQLENEILRRRNRSSSVSSVDSERDSTSSSSPSSVSELSDKEELIEADVNEDMDDSRGKCSVPDEFIDTDVAMKEKEV; this comes from the coding sequence ATGGCTGCCATTAATGATTGTATGGAAAGCTTCGATTTGACGGATGGATGCAACACGAAAAACAATCTCGATTCTAGTGATGTACCAGTGCTACCTAGCGGCGAACATATGAACaattcttcaattttaaaatccagcGGGAACGAGAATGTGGACACCGAACCGTGTGAAAGGAGAAAGAAAACGAGAAGAGGAAAGCCTAAACGGAAAAATCCCTACAATAAAGAGGGAAATGAAACAAGAAAGGCAGGTAACAGATCTAAAAACCGCCCTCGATTCGCCCATCGACATGCAGATGCCCCTTATAACACAAATGAATTCCTAATGGAAGATCATAATACTTTTGTAAAAGTGAACTCTCCTCCAGCAGTTTCAACTTCTGTTGGGAATTCTAGGCCTCCTAGAGTTAGAGACCCCAGCTTTACTAGTGTTGATTCAGATGAGGACCATTTCTACTCCTCCCCTGAAGATGAAGAAGAATTTTTAACAAAGGAATTTTCTAATACTTACCAAGATCTTCACGTGGAAACTCTGCAAGGCATGACGAAGTCCGAACTGATTCAACAAGTTTTACAGCTTGAAGAAAAAGTTGATGGCCTAGAAAAAAGATTAGGAAATCGGCCAAAAAGTGAAAAGGATCAGTATGATAAATTGAAAAACTCAGTTGATACTTCtagtgaagattgtgataaaacaTCAGACaaaattaaacagtttcaaaTAGAAATTGGAAGGTTACGGTTAGAAAACGAAAAATTACaattagaaaatgaaattttacggAGACGCAACCGCTCATCATCTGTTAGTTCTGTTGATTCTGAAAGAGATAGTACCTCATCTTCATCTCCTAGTAGTGTTAGTGAACTGTCTGATAAGGAAGAACTTATTGAGGCTGATGTCAATGAAGATATGGATGATTCGAGAGGAAAGTGTAGTGTGCCTGATGAATTCATCGACACTGATGTTGCCATGAAAGAAAAAGAAGTGTAA